The DNA window ACACAAATGTTAAAAggtaaaatgaatcaaaatatttataagtgattgattgaactaaaattaaatatttatctgTAAAAATGAAGACTTTTTTTTGGGGGGTGACATGGGATGCGAATTGTGTACACTCGATTTTTAATGATCGCGATTCGTTTCGGACGGATAAGATTGGATTGTCGTTTATAATTATGAACggtttagatttattattcAACTCTTTAGTATTTGGTGCGCGGGTAGAAAAACCTTCAAGCTTATCATTGCAGTAAGGTCTtatcctttctctctctcctctctcatataatatttttcaattccaAACTGTTCATCTTCAACTAAAAAGCTTGGATCTGAAGCTCATTAATGGCGTGACGGATCTGAACTTGAATCAAAGATTACATTTTGTTCACTGTGATTCAATCAATTCCACAACCCAATGACTTACTCTTTTCCTGAAGAATTACTAGAGCATGTTTTCTCTTTTATACATTCAGATGAGGACCGAAACACAGTCTCTCTTGTCTGCAAATCATGGTACGAAATCGAACGGTGGTGTCGGAGACGGATCTTTATCGGAAACTGTTACTCTGTCAATCCTTCGATTATGACTAGGAGATTTCCGGATGTTAGATCTATTGAGTTGAAAGGAAAACCTCATTTTGCTGACTATAATCTTGTTCCGGATGGTTGGGGTGGTTATGTACAACCTTGGATTTCTGCTATGGCTAGGTCTTATCCTTGGTTGGAAGAGATTAAACTTAAACGCATGGTGGTTACTGATGAGAGTTTGGAGTTAGTTTCTCGTTCGTTTAAGAATTTTAAGGTATTGGTTTTGTATTCATGTGAGGGTTTTACTACAGATGGACTTGCTTCTATTGCTGCTAATTGCAGGTGATTTCCCTTTTCCTTATTTGGGTGTTGTTTTGATTTGTTAGATTGCTTATTTTGGtgtgttttgttgtattttctGGTATTTGGTTTTCAAATGATTATGGAACTTTATGTTGTTTTAGGGTAGAAACTAGAAATTGATGGTTATTTGTATGCTTGACAGGAAATTAAGGGAATTGGATTTGCATGAATGTGAAGTGGATGATTTTAATGGGCATTGGATTAGCTATTTTTCAGATAACTGTACATCGCTTGTTTCACTTAACATTGCTTGTTTAACCTCGGAATGGAGTTTCTCTTCTCTAGATCGGCTTGAGCGTTTGGTGGCTAGGTGTCCTAACTTGAGGAGTCTTCGTCTTCACCGTGCTGTTCCACTTGAAAGGCtttcaaacataattaaactTGCCCCACATTTGATTGAGTTGGGTACTGGTGCATATTCAGCTGACATTCATTCTGATGTGTTTTCAACTCTGATTGAATCTTTCTCAAGTTGCAAAGAGCTTAAGAGACTTTCTGGGTTTTGGGATGTTGTTCCTGCTTACATCCCTGCTCTTTATCCAGTTTGCTCCATGCTCACTTCGTTAAACTTGAGCTATGCGACTATTCAAAGTCCAGATCTTGCTAAGCTTATCACCCAGTGCCACAGTTTGCAGCGACTTTGGGTGCTGGATTACATTGAAGACAGTGGTCTCGACATTCTTGCTGCATCATGCAAGGATCTACAAGAACTAAGGGTTTTCCCTTCATCACCATTTGCACCAGTAGCAAATGTGTCATTAACAGAACGAGGTCTTGTTTCTGTTGCAAACGGCTGTCCTAAGCTTCAGTCTGTTTTGTATTTCTGTCGCCAAATGACAAACTCAGCTTTAATCACAATCGCCAATAACAGACCAAACCTGACTCGTTTCCGGCTCTGCATTCTCGAGCCCCATACCCCTGATTACACTACGCTCGAGCCTCTGGATGTTGGTTTTGGAGCCATAGTGGAGAAATGCAAAGACTTAAGAAGACTTTCCTTATCGGGTCTGTTAACTGATAGAGTGTTTGGTTATATTGGTGAGTATGGTAAGAAATTGGAGATGCTTTCTATAGCTTTTGCTGGGGATAGTGATTTGGGTCTCCATTATGTGTTGTCTGGATGCGAAAGGCTGAAGAAACTTGAGATTAGAGATTGTCCATTTGGGGAGAAGGCTCTATTAGCTAATGCTGCAAAATTGGAGACAATGCGATCCCTTTGGATGTCTTCTTGCCCAATTAGCTTCCAAGGGTGTAAAGTTCTTGGTCAAAAGATGCCTAGACTTATTGTGGAAGTTATGAACGAAAGTGGATCTACTACCACTACTACTACAACAATTCCACAAGATTCAGATCCTAGACCTGAATTATTAGTAGGCCCTCATTCAACTCATGCAGTGGAGAAACTTTACATATATCGCACAGTTGCTGGGGAAAGATTCGACATGCCCGACTTTGTTTGGACAATCGACAAACACTCTAAGGTCCAAGACAATATTCTTCTCCAATAGATCAAGATCTTGAACCATTATGGTATGCATTTTCTAAAAGTGATTACTATGGTTTTGTTTGAATTCTGAAATAATTAAGATATGGGTTTGGATTTTTACAGGTACCCAGAAAAATACATCTTCTTATTGATGATCTAAACAAGGGTTGGGTCAAAGAAAGAAGATCTAAAGAAGGGTTTGTGTAATGATAATGGCATGATTCTTGGTGggagtattattattattattttaatggatTGGACTGTTGTGGCATGTGAGAGAGATTCGATGTAGCCTGCAGCAGCTTCTGTCTGTTCTGTCCTTGCTCTCTTTTTCTTATCTCTTCTTTTTACACCACCTGATAACTGCTGTGTTTTTCAATGAATTAATAACTTTTACACATTGGATTTACTTTACTTTTACTTTTCATGAATTCACATGGcaataatataaaagaagacaaatttaatAAGactattgtaataataataataataaaaactctgATGTGACAGATGTGTAATAACTGATATTCCAAACTTATTGATTCATTAAACTATGATATTTCAATTATGCAATGACAATATAGTAAGGCCTggtctttttattaaaaatgataaaaaataaatttattcaaaacaaggccaaaattatatttttattatgacaaagagttatagaaaataaagaaatagcATAGACATTAACTTTTTGTTTGTGTGATACAGACTGTCTCATTTTCTGATAACAGGGAACTTgtcttgaaatatatttatatattatacataaaaatatgaatcaaaataaaagagttatggtattaagttattatatttaaaaaataaataaagattttacaGCTGGTGATAAAATTGGCACGAAATAAGCTTTAACACTAAGGATTTGGATTTGTTAGGTagaggttatttaaatatttggaagaaagaaaaaaaatgataatggtAAGGAGgtgataatgatttttttttttttaaaaaaatttaagatgtattgattgatatataaataaaagataataattttaaatacaaaaatattttagtattttttttttaatgaattaagtgagtAATGAGTAAAAAGTGTAGTgagggggaaatttgatgaaataaccttAAAGAATCACTTATTTGCATTCGGGTCACcctttaatttttattgctctggtgaccactttatttttttttggacgaaaatattcttatcgcgtaacgcgaagtgaAAAAgtgtgaaaagtccagaatacctttactatttaatataacttcaccatatttttttcatttctcttcttctccttctctctatTCTCCTCATTCTCTCTAACCCTAAACGGCGGTGGCGATCTTCGACGGCGACAACGACAATGAGCATgacgagcacgagcactgttccatATGGTACGTTTATCAGATTAGACTTCACGTTTATTGTTGTTCGGTTTCTACATCTTTGAATCACATGCACTGTTGTTGTTTATTGTTTATCCGATgagacttcgcgtttcgcgtaGCCCTTCGCATAACGAGAAGTCATtcccgttacgcgaagggcttcccGTTACGTGAAGAACTTCCCTTTTCACTTCacttcaataatattatttatccatTCATTCATGTTTTATATTGCAGTTGAAGtattcgttttctataatggagagtggaaatttGATGCTGATggtataatgtattttaatgccacttcaatcaaaacattggagTTACCCCCAAACTACTACGTTTGTCGAATTAGTTGATATCATCATgcattatatttctttttatgttaAAGTTTATTGGTAAGTTGTAGTATGAGCCTTTTGTGTTGTTTATTGGTATGTATGTAAATATGTTGTGCAGTCATGTGGTCTCTATCATGTAACTGAACTCCCATTTATCGGTCAATTTTGTCTCACCATCATGTATATCTTGTATGTAAACCTTTTGGTCAAAGAATGACTTCATTTTTACCGATTCGTGTACTGATCAAGGCATGGTCATAGGAGATGACACAAGCATTTCAAGCATGATTAATGAGGCCAGGTTTTCAACTGAAGGTTTCCCAAGGTTTTCAATTTAGTATCTTTCCTTTACTTTACTTAGCGAAACACGAAGTTTAAAGTTGAAGTTACACTtgtttttatgttattataaataGAGGTAAAGTTACACATACACCCAATGGTTGTACATTAAAGGTTATCTTCAAATCTAGATAGCAAGCAAGGGAGGATACATAATTTAGTTTGAGTATCCTTCCTTACTGCTATTCAGCCTTGAAGTTTCTTCACACACAATGGTTTTACATTGAAGGTTATCTTCAAGTCTGAAGAGCCTGAAGTTTCACTTGAAAGTATCTTCCAATTTTTTGGTATGTTATGTAAAGTTCATGTTCATTTCTTTGGTATGAATTTTGGTATGTTTTACATTTAAAGAAAACATAAACTATCAATTCGTGAGACGTGAAGTCCTTCGCGAGACGCGAAGTACTTAGCAAAACGcgaagtacttaacgaaacgtgaagtcattcaaattatcatccaaTGTAATGAATAGAATATACACAAAATTcaactacaaatattttaacattacatTTACATTACAAGTAACTTCAAGTTCTCTCCAAAATTCACTTCAAGATTACAATATTATGGTTCtataatttgatggaataacttGACTGCAATCTTCTGTCTCCAAAACTCCATTTCATCTGAGGGCACCTTCTGTACACCTTGGTTAGCAGTCAAGTATTCCATATACATAAGCGTGAATACACCACAGTTCCCGCTCTCGGTTGCTCTAGGGACTTCCCCTACCTTAGTTGTTGTATTTTTGCCTTTGGGGGTGTTAAATCATTTTGAATGTCATGGGCTGGAAGTTAAAGTTAGGAAACCTTTGTAACTGAGCATCAGAGACTCCCTTTACAAATAAATGTGGAATCATCTCACACAACGGTCTCAAGTATGGATCTAGATTTTTAAAAAGATAAGAATCGCAGTCATAAACGTCAATGTGATTCTTTTATAGACGAGCTACACACAATACCCAATTCTTGTTGATAATGTTCATAGGCACGTATATATCGTCGATTGATGCCCAATTAGGCATATATCTATGTTCTACACCCAAGAAGTAATCTTCAAATGCTGCGAGTGGATAATTTTCATGATCTTTTTTAAAAGTGTTGTATTCTCGCCTTATCTTATCTCCGAATAAGCAATACCCTATTGTTACTTTAGAatttttatatgtcttgggataaGCTGCAATCCTTTTTCGCAACAAGTGGTAGAATGCATCGATTTCCTGCACAATGGGAAAACATTCAgtatatatcaaacaacattgTTAGAATAACATTAATGAATTATGAATTGCACAACTTACAGTATCTTGAAGCCATGTGAACCTTGTTAGAACTCAAAAAACACCTCATTCCCTGCTTCGCAAGTATACACATGCTTTTTCTCATCCTTGGTTTTTGATCTTTCAACCAATTTTTTACTTCAACCAGCAactcatcttcaaatttttgaaggggattgGCTATTAAAATGACCATCTTTTGGTTGGATTTGGCTAATAACTGTTCGGACTTACTAATAACCAACTTTTTCATATAAGCATGGTGAGTTTCTTTTATGGTGATTTTCAGCTCTTTGATGAGCTCCGTTTTCAGCTCTTTGAGGTCTTCATTCAGCTCTGTTTTCATCTCTTTTAGCTCCTCCTTCAGCTCatcacatttacatccaacagaagGTGGTGGAGGTAATGCAGGACTTGACGTCGCGGTGGGGGACTAGGAATGTTTGCATTGGGAGGACTCGATTCATAAGCAAACTTCCTCTTCAGGTTGACTACTTCTTTGAGAGTAGCTTCAACCTTTCTCTTCTTGGTGGCAGGTTTGGGAgtatattcttcatcttcatcttcatcaactTCATCTTTGCATATCCTCCCATttgtaaatccctcaaaaaattcatcagttgactcgtctatttgttcaaagtccACACCACTGTATAacttcttctccatggaggactcttccctCTCAGTTAGATCTGTGGTCTCAAGGAAAAACTTTATCTCATTCAAGGTGTTCTTGTTGGATTGATagactaacaaccttgggcgtagaggctCATTAAGCTCATTCTTTTGGCAAATTTATGGACAAAGCTTTTGATGACCTCATATGTCTACAATTAAAATGCTAGTGTAAAcccataaatattataaacaaaatgaGCATAAGGATCATTAATCGTTTTCTTCTTGTTAAAATATAAGGAACTAAGacgtttcatgttcttgttcaaacccttgagggtggctctaaaggtgaccttccccatggaaatcggaggaaagTTTTCTCATCTTCCACAATGTGGAGGATTTTTGGAAATACCACCCTCCATGGGTCAAATGCAAATAGGTACTGGAAAATtaggcataccagccccatcttccatgcaTCATCCTTATCATTGCATTTCATAAAAGCAGACTCCAACTCGTTCATTCGTACACTCGTTTTCCCTCTAAAATATTTcaccgagagaggtggacaacctcaGCATTCTTCTTCGTTCACCTCAGGAAATCTGTCGAAGTTTAGGCCTGTAACCAAggcatactccttcataccaaatacaagttCCTGCCCATTGACCATGAATGTAATATCCTTCAAGTTTGATCTTACCCTCTTAATCAACATatgatgtacaatagttcctAAGGGGCTgtgaataaatatatgaattggGTATTATAAACCCTCTCCAAAAGATCCATTGTATCGAACTTGCTAGAAATCTTCTTGAGGCAGAGGGCGCTTTAACAAGAAATCATACCAAGAAACTCAGTAACTGTGATTTTTgtcatctacaaaaggaacaacaacaaaaatgtatgaacaaatataaatatcatcGCAAACTCTAAGTACGAAacgcgaagtacttagcgaaacgtggagtacttagcgaaacgcaaagtacttagcgaaacccTAAACCCATATGCCCTAAACCCATATATTCCCATTGAGAAACCATGAACATAAAACTTAACATAAGACGagcaaaaaccaaaaacctaaGAAGGTTTAAACCAAAAACCAGAAACATAAGATAAGCAAAAACCCTAAAACTTAACATAAGACGGTTTAAACcgaaaaactaaacaaacctGATTAATAACGGACGAGAAGACGAGCAGGAAGAATCGTCAAGGCAGGGAGCAATTAAGTTAATAGAGGCTAGAGAGAGATGAGGCCTTGGCGAgggagagaagaaaaaaaatgttcatcgCGTGCagaaaatgattataaataaggTATAGCGCGTGCAGAAACGCGTGCCTCTTCGACTTCCTACGCGCGCCTCTTCGACTTCCTTAGCGAGAGtcgaagtccttagcgaaatgcgaagtccttagcgaaacacGAAGTCTTTAGCGAAACGCAAAGCCTTTAGCGAAACGTtaagtacaattttttaaatttttttataggtAATCTCtctcgtttgacaaggtatcaacaacaaagtcatagTTTTGAAGAGAAACGgtgttaacaaaataaattttattaattttacatagaaacatttagattcttcagaaaaggcTTTTGAATAAACAATCATTGAGCTCTaggtaagagaagatggtttgaaattgatttcgTTAGCTTAATGACTATCAAAATCGAtttcaaaccatcttctcttacctGGAGCTCAATGATGGCTTCTTCAAAGGTCTTTtttgaagaatctaaatgtttttatgtaaaatttattaaggtttattttgttaagacaatttttcttcaaaacaaTGAGTGATGTAGATAACTTGTCAAATGAagtcatgattaactataaataacaaaaaatattgaCCATTAGCGAAATGCGAAGTActtacttagcgaaacgcgaagAACTTAGCGGAACATGAAATACTTAGCGAAACGTGAAGCGAAAAGTGAATCTTCCCTAAAACGGAAGTCATTTGATCATCGAcgagattatctgcaaatatcatcatcaacaatatGAACAACGAATAGTAAAACCAATacgaacaataagatgaacaaaatatgaaccaatatggacaataagaacatattaaatcgatttagggtttgaataagaacataaatcaatttagggtttaaaatgaagataatggaaataagaatttaaaatgaagataatggaaataagaatGTAAATcaatttagggttagggtttgaaatgaagataatggaaataagaacattaATTTGTATGATGAACACACGATAAATCAATTTAGGGTTTTGGTATCATCGATATGTATGATGTGTTTCGCCACCGCCGTCTAAGAGAGAACAAGGAGTAGAGAGataaaggaaatgaaaaaatttgagtatttatataaagaacatttccacttcgcgaaacgcaaAATCCTTTGCGTTACGCGATAAaggtattttcgtccaaaaaaaataaagtggtcaatAGAACAATTTAAATTATCGGGTGACTACAGATACAAGTAGAGCAATTATTatggtcatttcgtcaaatttcccgtaAGGTGAAgtgattgtttatttttttaattatttaaataattcaaaattgaaCTAAGTCTAAAgagtataaaattttataccgtattttcattaaaaaaaaaaacaataataaaaaactatcaACAATATTTTGTCCAACCAAAAATTCagattttaagttaatttataaCTTGAACTTTGAGAaccttaaattgaaattttttagttAAGTTGGTAACACAAGCTTAAAATTATGggtttgaatatattaaaaaaaaacttagttagacttatttattattgaaaattaattcatttaatctcttaaatatttatctCATCTCTTCCTATctcatatttgattaaaataaatttataatatacttattttatttttaattgaaaaggtataataatgtattttcaaaattatttaaattttaaatattatttttatttaatattatacaatattttaataaattttaacaacttgtttttattatttaataagaagtaattaataatcacaattcaaataaaattaaaaaattaatacataatta is part of the Impatiens glandulifera chromosome 1, dImpGla2.1, whole genome shotgun sequence genome and encodes:
- the LOC124920217 gene encoding protein TRANSPORT INHIBITOR RESPONSE 1-like, coding for MTYSFPEELLEHVFSFIHSDEDRNTVSLVCKSWYEIERWCRRRIFIGNCYSVNPSIMTRRFPDVRSIELKGKPHFADYNLVPDGWGGYVQPWISAMARSYPWLEEIKLKRMVVTDESLELVSRSFKNFKVLVLYSCEGFTTDGLASIAANCRKLRELDLHECEVDDFNGHWISYFSDNCTSLVSLNIACLTSEWSFSSLDRLERLVARCPNLRSLRLHRAVPLERLSNIIKLAPHLIELGTGAYSADIHSDVFSTLIESFSSCKELKRLSGFWDVVPAYIPALYPVCSMLTSLNLSYATIQSPDLAKLITQCHSLQRLWVLDYIEDSGLDILAASCKDLQELRVFPSSPFAPVANVSLTERGLVSVANGCPKLQSVLYFCRQMTNSALITIANNRPNLTRFRLCILEPHTPDYTTLEPLDVGFGAIVEKCKDLRRLSLSGLLTDRVFGYIGEYGKKLEMLSIAFAGDSDLGLHYVLSGCERLKKLEIRDCPFGEKALLANAAKLETMRSLWMSSCPISFQGCKVLGQKMPRLIVEVMNESGSTTTTTTTIPQDSDPRPELLVGPHSTHAVEKLYIYRTVAGERFDMPDFVWTIDKHSKVQDNILLQ